One stretch of Xiphophorus hellerii strain 12219 chromosome 21, Xiphophorus_hellerii-4.1, whole genome shotgun sequence DNA includes these proteins:
- the acbd5a gene encoding acyl-CoA-binding domain-containing protein 5A gives MEVESVSAEEQKGLTQKRFGAAVKVIKSLPPNGPFQPSNDMMLKFYSYYKQATIGPCNIPRPGFWDVVGKAKWDAWNSLGEMSEEEAMAAYVDQMKLILEGMPMTDEVEELLRVLGPFYELIDEKKKITQISDLSTGFGTMLNSMESKSVAKSIIRNMEKNGTLETRPARLGPNEEVEQEEDEDKGDTMEIRKATQPKKKSSTRRHKASLQNGKLSNGGSHLANGSHQRADGEHDASAREPLTNGHHADTRTSQVTSDSDSEVYCDSVDQFGQEENSEQNRSLDELEEEDSHFQEEDQDPPQAARRRGEETETGGAASLRLDRWGRGEDGPAGHSGYRSLGPGSQLHCSGDGTEPTGPVLPRASLDEQIVVALARVQEDIQSVLERMRTVEALTANLARSVTLPSYGSPLGNKRNRNPSWWPFDISPTSLAFAVIWPFVVQWLIRLYFQKRRRRIN, from the exons ATGGAGGTGGAGAGCGTCAGCGCGGAGGAACAGAAAGGTCTGACCCAGAAAAGGTTCGGAGCCGCGGTGAAAGTTATCAAGAGTTTACCCCCGAACG gtccCTTTCAGCCGTCAAACGACATGATGCTAAAGTTCTACAGTTACTACAAACAGGCCACTATCGGGCCGTGTAATATTCCCCGACCCGGCTTCTGGGACGTGGTTGGCAAAGCAAAATg GGATGCGTGGAATTCTCTTGGAGAAATGTCTGAAGAAGAAGCGATGGCGGCCTACGTCGACCAAATGAAGCTG ATCCTGGAGGGAATGCCGATGACCGACGAGGTGGAGGAGCTGCTTCGCGTCCTCGGACCGTTCTATGAGCTGATTgacgagaagaaaaaaatcacgcAGATATCGGACCTGAGCACAG gaTTTGGAACAATGCTGAACTCGATGGAATCAAAAAGTGTCGCGAAAAGCATCATCAGAAACATGGAGAAGAACGGTACTCTGGAGACCCGGCCTGCTAGGCTCGGACCAAATGAAGAAGTGGAACAGGAAGAGGATGAAGATAAAGGAGACACAATGGAGATCAGAAAGG CAACTCAACCCAAGAAGAAGAGTTCCACCAGGAGACACAAAGCGTCGCTCCAGAATGGGAAGCTGTCCAACGGCGGCTCCCACCTGGCCAATGGCAGCCATCAGAGAGCCGACGGCGAGCACGATGCCTCCGCCAGGGAGCCTCTGACAAACGGACACCACGCAG ACACCAGAACCAGCCAGGTGACCAGCGACTCTGACAGCGAAGTCTACTGTGACTCTGTGGACCAGTTCGGCCAGGAAGAG aaCTCTGAGCAGAACCGCTCTCTGGACGAgctggaggaagaggacagCCACTTCCAGGAGGAAGATCAGGATCCGCCGCAGGCCGCGAGGCGCAGAGGGGAAGAGACGGAGACGGGAGGGGCGGCGTCTCTGAGGCTGGACAGATGGGGACGGGGAGAGGACGGACCAGCAGGACATTCAG GCTACAGGTCCCTCGGTCCGGGATCCCAGCTGCACTGCAGTGGGGACGGAACGGAACCGACCGGACCGGTACTGCCCAGAGCCAGCCTTGATGAGCAGATCGTGGTGGCGCTGGCCCGGGTTCAGGAAGACATCCAGAGCGTTCTGGAGAGGATGAGAACCGTGGAGGCTCTAACCGCCAACCTG GCTAGATCAGTGACTCTGCCTTCCTACGGATCGCCTCTGGGCAACAAGAGGAATCGG AATCCATCATGGTGGCCTTTCGACATTTCACCAACCAGTCTGGCCTTCGCCGTTATCTGGCCGTTTGTGGTTCAGTGGCTCATCCGTCTGTACTTCCAGAAAAGAAGAAG ACGTATCAACTGA